One Cervus elaphus chromosome 28, mCerEla1.1, whole genome shotgun sequence DNA segment encodes these proteins:
- the FAM229B gene encoding protein FAM229B, with the protein MPFRFGTQPRRFPVEGGDSSIGLEPGLSSSAACNGKEMSPTRQLRRCPGSHCLTITDVPITVYATMRKPPAQSSKDMHPK; encoded by the exons ATGCCTTTTCGGTTTGGGACTCAGCCAAGGAGGTTTCCAGTGGAAGGGGGAGATTCTTCAATTGGGCTGGAGCCTGGACTGAGCTCCAGTGCTGCCTGTAATGGGAAAGAGATGTCACCAACCAG gCAGCTCCGAAGATGCCCTGGAAGTCATTGCCTGACCATAACCGATGTTCCCATCACTGTCTATGCAACAATGCGAAAGCCACCTGCACAAAGCAGCAAGGACATGCATCCCAAATAG